From Toxorhynchites rutilus septentrionalis strain SRP chromosome 2, ASM2978413v1, whole genome shotgun sequence, a single genomic window includes:
- the LOC129764470 gene encoding uncharacterized protein LOC129764470: MNRKINYSKSTKIFPKKGTSHIRTMRNEKWKGTADLDRVEYADSIANETPESLVRVEFAYHDLDLIENETPPTLMQNEIFADHRIDEFIREIILRVKAMEKQLEILCEEKQKLEKQLQILQERMERHESIRNIKLLLLLLLFVAGFAVVHTYPCLF, encoded by the exons ATGAACAGAAAGATCAACTATTCGAAATCAACCAAAATTTTTCCGAAGAAAGGAACATCACATATTCGAACGATGagaaatgaaaaatggaaggGAACCGCTGATTTGGACCGCGTTGAATACGCTGATAGTATTGCGAACGAAACTCCCGAGTCACTGGTCCGGGTCGAG ttcgCATACCATGATCTTGATTTGATCGAAAACGAAACTCCCCCCACATTGATGCAAAATGAAATATTCGCCGATCATCGCATTGACGAATTCATACGGGAGATAATTTTAAGAGTGAAGGCTATGGAAAAACAACTAGAAATATTGTGTGAAGAAAagcaaaaattggaaaagcaaCTACAAATTCTGCAGGAGCGAATGGAAAGACATGAAAGCATCAGGAATATAAAATTGCTTCTTCTGCTATTACTGTTCGTGGCGGGCTTTGCAGTGGTTCATACTTATCCATGTTTATTTTGA